One genomic segment of Bombus vancouverensis nearcticus chromosome 11, iyBomVanc1_principal, whole genome shotgun sequence includes these proteins:
- the rhea gene encoding talin_middle and talin-RS domain-containing protein rhea isoform X1, translated as MATLSLRISIPEKNATKMMQFDPSTSIYDACRIIREKLAEAGNMGQPKDYGLFLADEDVKKGVWLEPGRNLDYYILRNGDLLEYRRKLRTLRVRMLDGTLKTLLVDDSQPVANLMVVICTKIGITNHDEYSLVRELADEETENQKPGNFGTLTLKRRKEEKGERDAKMDQLRKKLKTDDEVNWIDPSKTLREQGIDESETVLLRRKFFFSDQNIDSRDPVQLSLLYVQARDAILDGTHPVTQEKACIFAGIQCQIQFGDHKEDKHKPGFLDLKEFLPQSYLKVKGIEKKIFAEHKKHIGLSELDAKVLYTKTARSLSTYGVTFFLVKEKMKGKNKLVPRLLGVTKDSVLRLDEKTKEILKTWPLTTVRRWGASPNTFTLDFGDYSDQYYSVQTTEAEQILQLISGYIDIILKKQKAKDHFGIEGDEGSTMVEDSVSPLKATIMQHETSNVGKGNVEAVSVAIPAVMRTGADGARPYGTGHMGGAQYTTVSGQVNIAHAPPMVQQTKVTSVLSEPQRALLSTITAGHEVIHIAETELSCKAQLPELGNDPTSLKWIEQTIDTHKQNVGSQIAAMNAATAQVVTLTSGPADDVDHTAVGAAITTIATNLPEMTKGVRMIAALMDDDSSGDKLLDAARKLCSAFSDLLKATEPETKEPRQNLLNAASRVGEASHQVLTTIGEENDSNRELQDMLLALAKAVANSTAALVLKAKNIAATCEDSATQNRVISAATQCALATSQLVACAKVVAPTLHSPACQTQLMNAVREVTKAVEGLLEVCNETCSDETLLKELNAAATEVKTRAREACGGLELDAAEELINSLKDELREFYNAVEAASLRPLPDETPESTALRLGATSKNVGFAMAQLLSAAKQGNENYTGSAARKTASALKDLTYAVRGVAATSHQPDTQKKILMTADDVILKSLRLVKEARRALKNADSVENEANLAAVAKDVSNALNKCVSCLPGQRDVDDAIKNIEDMTQVLSMNEFPQTNKSYGQLQSDLNNAAANLNDASSNVVSSVRSPVQLANSSKQFTNAFGDLLGVGMEMAGQTAIETRSQMVVSLKNVSMTSSKLLGTAKSVAADPGAPNAKNQLSAAARAVTDSINYLVDVCTSAAPGQNECDNAIRNIQSMRSLLDNPSQPISDASYFECLETVMEKSKSLGDGMTGIANHAKKSEHEQFSVAVRGVSLSICGLIEAAAQAAYLAGVSDPTSVAGKPGLLDQAQFLRAAQAIHTGCQSLGNPTSTEQQVLSAATMIAKYTSALCNACREASNKTSNPVAKRHFVQSAKDVANSTSVLVKEIKALDQNYSEANKAKCAEATRPLLEAVDNLCTFAGSPEFASQPAKISVTARAAQEPITSAGKAIIDGSCAMVRAAKSLAVSPKDPPTWQLLANHSKSVSDSIKSLVASIRDKAPGQKECDVAIEKLSARIRELNAASFSAVSQALVSRRENTMQGFTDQMETSASELREKLEPLRTAAKYEAENVGHAVNQIALYCEPLVSGAIGAASNMVHSKQQIVLLDQTKTVTESALQLVCVTKESGGNPKAVNLHTEVDETVESMKDALQELQNTLETISTSYGIVTGLIDAISRAMVRLEDHRMSTIDTVDSYVDYQTRMVEAAKEIARLAQEMSTKSSTDVARLSPLIVDISHKYTQLARDTSGASAAASNADVSARLRASVQELGKACVDIVRAAGTCQMSPGDAYTQREVAEHSKIVTEKVSQVLAALQAGSRGTQACINAASTVSGIIGDLDTTIMFATAGTLHAENEGDTFADHRENILKTAKALVEDTKTLVAGAASSQEQLAVAAQNAVSTIVQLAEVVKYGAASLGSQNPEAQVMLINAVKDVASALGDLIHATKAASGKPINDPSMAHLKDSAKVMVTNVTSLLKTVKAVEDEHTRGTRALESTIEAIAQEIRALNTPETQKINVTPEDLVRCTKSITISTAKAVAAGNSCKQDDIIAAANMGRKAISDMLTICKGAAYNCAETAELRERTLQAGHDVALNYRELLQAILQISSRSGDAKHTLPPISRKIAQSVTELVAVAELLKGTDWVDPDDPTVIAENELLGAAASIDAAAKKLASLRPRRSIQEANEDMNFDEMILEAAKSIAAATSALIKAASAAQRELIATGKVSRTPLTSSDDGQWSEGLISAARMVAAATHSLVESANALVQGVSSEEKLISSAKQVASSTAQLLVACKVKADPDSESTKRLQAAGNAVKRATDNLVRAAQQAIQQEEDRSLILNRRMVGGIAQEINARSEVLRIERELEEARGRLTAIRQAKYKNRPDLADTDTDAEQSGYESTTRYETRAYETHNQSQMNYNTYQQHSTTHNIGQLSSDRQTLVSPEKVYSTQSTLERKMKESQYRSTMESQYGSVEKKYNESQYDRRYVSDSPYLVTEKKVTMESSSGQYSSIERKINKESYNTEATML; from the exons ATGGCCACCCTATCCTTGCGTATCTCCATCCCGGAGAAAAACGCCACGAAGATGATGCAATTCGACCCGAGCACATCCATTTACGACGCTTGCCGTATTATCAGAGAGAAACTCGCTGAAGCGGGTAACATGGGCCAAC CCAAGGACTACGGATTATTCCTTGCCGACGAGGATGTGAAGAAGGGGGTTTGGCTAGAGCCGGGCCGGAATCTCGATTATTACATTCTGAGGAACGGCGATCTTCTCGAGTACCGGCGTAAACTGCGGACCCTTCGAGTGCGCATGTTGGATGGAACGCTGAAGACGTTGTTGGTGGATGACAGTCAGCCTGTCGCCAATCTCATGGTAGTAATTTGTACGAAGATAGGCATCACGAACCACGATGAGTACTCGTTGGTGCGCGAGTTGGCCGACGAGGAGACTGAGAACCAGAAGCCGGGCAATTTCGGCACCCTCACGCTCAAGAGgagaaaagaggagaaaggCGAGCGGGACGCGAAGATGGATCAGTTAAGGAAGAAGCTTAAAACCGACGACGAAG TAAACTGGATAGATCCCAGTAAGACTTTACGAGAGCAAGGGATAGACGAGTCGGAAACGGTGCTGCTGCGGAGAAAGTTTTTCTTCTCAGATCAAAATATCGACAGTCGAGATCCGGTGCAATTATCTCTTTTGTACGTTCAAGCAAGAGACGCAATTCTAGATGGCACGCATCCGGTTACTCAGGAAAAAGCTTGTATTTTCGCTGGAATACAATGCCAGATCCAGTTCGGTGATCACAAGGAGGACAAGCACAAGCCAGGCTTTCTCGA CCTCAAGGAATTTTTACCGCAGTCCTACTTGAAGGTGAAGGGTATCGAGAAGAAAATTTTTGCAGAGCACAAGAAGCACATCGGTCTCTCAGAACTGGATGCCAAAGTGTTGTATACGAAAACGGCAAGATCTTTGAGTACTTACGGCGTCACGTTCTTCTTAGTGAAGGAGAAAATGAAAGGAAAGAACAAGTTGGTGCCTCGTTTGCTCGGCGTCACCAAAGACTCCGTCTTGCGACTCGatgaaaaaacgaaagaaatcttAAAAACCTGGCCGTTGACTACCGTCCGACGTTGGGGAGCCTCTCCGAACACGTTTACGCTCGACTTTGGCGATTATTCTGACCAATATTACAGCGTACAGACTACAGAAGCGGAACAGATACTTCAGCTAATCTCTGGCTACATCGATATCATTCTTAAAAAGCAAAAAGCTAAAGATCACTTTGGTATCGAAGGAGACGAAGGCTCAACGATGGTTGAAGATAGTGTATCGCCATTGAA AGCAACGATCATGCAACACGAAACGAGCAACGTCGGCAAAGGAAACGTGGAAGCTGTGTCAGTTGCCATACCTGCGGTTATGAGAACCGGTGCAGACG GGGCTCGACCATATGGGACCGGGCACATGGGCGGTGCTCAATACACGACTGTCAGCGGCCAGGTGAACATCGCTCACGCTCCACCGATG GTGCAACAAACCAAGGTCACATCCGTCCTGTCCGAACCACAACGTGCCTTACTGTCGACTATCACCGCTGGTCACGAGGTGATCCACATCGCGGAGACGGAGCTGTCCTGCAAGGCTCAGCTTCCAGAACTGGGCAACGATCCGACCTCGTTGAAATGGATCGAACAGACGATCGATACGCACAAACAGAACGTTGGCTCTCAGATCGCGGCGATGAACGCCGCGACAGCTCAGGTGGTCACCTTGACTTCCGGTCCAGCCGACGACGTGGATCACACAGCGGTAGGTGCAGCTATCACAACGATCGCAACCAATCTGCCGGAGATGACGAAAGGCGTCAGAATGATCGCCGCCCTGATGGATGACGACTCTTCGGGAGACAAACTGCTGGATGCAGCAAGGAAGCTGTGCTCCGCCTTCTCCGACTTGCTCAAAGCCACCGAACCTGAAACTAAAGAG CCGAGACAGAACTTGCTGAACGCCGCATCCCGTGTTGGCGAGGCATCTCACCAGGTGTTGACAACGATTGGAGAGGAAAATGACTCGAATCGAGAGCTCCAGGACATGCTATTGGCATTGGCTAAGGCCGTAGCCAATTCAACCGCCGCTCTGGTGCTCAAAGCAAAGAATATCGCAGCCACTTGTGAGGATTCAGCGACTCAAAATCGTGTAATCTCAGCCGCCACCCAGTGTGCATTGGCCACATCGCAATTAGTTGCCTGTGCAAAGGTCGTAGCTCCAACTTTGCACTCTCCAGCTTGTCAGACGCAGCTGATGAACGCAGTTCGTGAAGTGACAAAGGCAGTCGAAGGTCTCTTGGAAGTCTGCAATGAAACCTGCAGCGACGAGACTCTTCTGAAGGAGCTAAATGCTGCTGCCACTGAAGTTAAAACGCGAGCCAGGGAGGCATGCGGCGGTCTGGAATTAGATGCAGCAGAAGAATTGATAAACAGTTTGAAAGACGAGTTAAGAGAGTTCTACAATGCCGTGGAAGCTGCTTCTCTAAGACCTTTACCCGACGAGACACCAGAGTCCACTGCTCTCCGACTAGGTGCTACCTCGAAGAACGTCGGATTCGCTATGGCTCAGCTTCTATCCGCTGCTAAGCAAGGAAACGAGAATTACACTGGAAGCGCAGCTCGAAAGACAGCTTCCGCCCTCAAAGATTTAACTTATGCCGTTCGCGGAGTGGCTGCTACTTCGCACCAACCTGATACGCAAAAGAAAATCTTGATGACTGCCGATGATGTTATTCTAAAGTCGTTGAGACTGGTTAAAGAAGCTCGAAGAGCTCTGAAGAACGCTGACAGTGTAGAGAACGAAGCTAATCTGGCTGCAGTTGCCAAGGATGTGTCGAACGCACTGAATAAATGTGTGTCTTGCTTACCTGGGCAAAGAGACGTAGACGATGCaattaaaaatatcgaagaCATGACTCAGGTCCTTAGCATGAACGAGTTCCCACAAACCAATAAGAGTTATGG ACAATTGCAAAGCGATCTAAACAACGCAGCTGCGAATTTGAACGATGCTTCTTCAAACGTGGTGTCGTCAGTACGTTCTCCAGTGCAGTTAGCTAATTCTTCCAAACAATTCACCAACGCTTTTGGAGACCTGTTGGGCGTCGGCATGGAAATGGCCGGTCAAACAGCTATCGAGACTCGAAGTCAGATGGTGGTTTCTTTGAAGAACGTCAGCATGACATCCAGCAAGCTTCTGGGTACTGCTAAATCCGTAGCAGCCGATCCGGGTGCTCCAAACGCGAAGAATCAACTATCGGCAGCTGCACGAGCCGTCACAGATTCCATCAACTATCTCGTCGATGTCTGTACCTCGGCTGCGCCTGGACAAAACGAGTGTGACAACGCTATCAGAAATATCCAATCGATGAGGTCGCTTCTCGATAATCCTAGCCAACCAATTTCTGACGCGAGCTACTTCGAATGTCTAGAAACCGTGATGGAAAAGAGCAAGAGCCTTGGCGACGGAATGACGGGCATAGCTAACCACGCAAAGAAATCAGAACACGAACAATTCTCGGTAGCAGTTAGAGGGGTCTCTTTGTCAATCTGCGGACTGATAGAAGCAGCAGCTCAGGCTGCTTATCTAGCTGGCGTAAGCGATCCAACATCGGTGGCTGGAAAACCAGGCCTGCTGGACCAAGCTCAGTTCCTCAGAGCTGCACAGGCCATTCATACCGGCTGTCAAAGTCTTGGAAATCCTACAAGTACCGAACAACAAGTCCTTTCAGCTGCTACCATGATAGCAAAGTATACGAGTGCTCTCTGCAATGCTTGTCGCGAAGCATCGAACAAGACCAGCAATCCTGTTGCTAAACGTCACTTCGTTCAGTCAGCCAAGGATGTTGCCAATTCCACATCAGTCCTGGTGAAAGAAATCAAGGCGCTGGATCAGAATTATTCCGAGGCCAACAAGGCGAAGTGTGCAGAGGCTACCAGGCCACTTTTGGAAGCGGTTGACAACCTGTGTACGTTTGCTGGATCTCCAGAATTCGCCAGTCAGCCTGCAAAGATATCCGTCACAGCTAGAGCTGCCCAAGAGCCAATAACTAGCGCCGGTAAAGCTATTATCGATGGTTCTTGCGCGATGGTGCGAGCCGCCAAGAGTCTCGCTGTCAGTCCAAAAGATCCTCCAACTTGGCAATTATTGGCAAACCACAGCAAGAGCGTGAGCGATTCGATCAAGTCTCTAGTTGCTTCCATACGCGACAAAGCACCTGGGCAGAAGGAATGCGACGTTGCGATCGAGAAACTATCAGCTAGAATTCGAGAACTGAATGCCGCGTCTTTCAGTGCTGTTTCACAGGCACTGGTTTCACGAAGAGAGAATACGATGCAAGGATTCACGGATCAGATGGAGACCAGTGCTAGCGAGTTACGAGAAAAATTGGAACCTCTTCGAACAGCTGCCAAATACGAGGCTGAAAACGTAGGACATGCCGTCAATCAGATTGCTTTGTACTGCGAGCCTCTAGTTTCTGGTGCTATCGGTGCTGCTTCAAACATGGTGCACTCGAAACAACAGATAGTGCTACTGGATCAGACGAAAACCGTCACCGAGTCTGCTCTACAGCTTGTCTGCGTGACAAAAGAATCTGGTGGTAATCCGAAGGCAGTTAATCTGCACACTGAAGTTGACGAGACAGTGGAATCCATGAAAGATGCGCTGCAGGAATTACAAAACACTTTGGAGACAATTTCGACATCTTATGGAATCGTTACTGGGCTAATCGACGCTATTTCTCGAGCCATGGTTAGATTGGAAGATCACAGAATGTCTACGATCGATACAGTGGATTCTTACGTGGATTATCAAACGAGAATGGTGGAAGCTGCTAAGGAGATCGCTCGGCTGGCGCAGGAAATG TCAACAAAATCTAGCACCGACGTAGCCAGATTAAGTCCCCTTATAGTGGATATCTCCCACAAGTACACTCAGCTAGCCCGCGATACGTCCGGCGCTTCAGCGGCCGCATCTAACGCTGACGTGTCTGCGAGACTTCGCGCAAGCGTCCAAGAGCTTGGCAAAGCCTGCGTAGACATCGTTAGAGCTGCAGGAACCTGCCAAATGTCACCAGGCGACGCTTACACTCAAAGAGAAGTCGCAGAGCATAGCAAGATAGTCACGGAAAAGGTATCTCAGGTGTTAGCTGCGCTTCAGGCTGGTTCTAGGGGAACTCAAGCTTGTATCAACGCTGCAAGTACCGTGTCAGGCATTATCGGTGACCTGGACACCACGATCATGTTCGCCACTGCTGGAACCTTGCACGCAGAAAACGAAGGCGACACTTTTGCCGATCATCGAGAGAACATCTTGAAGACAGCCAAGGCTCTCGTTGAAGATACGAAAACGCTAGTAGCTGGAGCAGCCTCGTCTCAAGAGCAACTGGCAGTTGCAGCGCAAAATGCCGTGTCGACTATCGTTCAACTTGCCGAAGTGGTTAAATACGGGGCTGCCAGCTTGGGCAGTCAGAATCCCGAGGCTCAAGTAATGCTAATAAACGCGGTAAAAGATGTGGCTTCTGCACTCGGCGACTTGATACACGCCACTAAAGCAGCCAGTGGCAAACCTATCAACGACCCCAGTATGGCCCATTTAAAGGACTCTGCCAAG GTGATGGTAACCAACGTGACGTCCCTGCTGAAGACAGTGAAAGCTGTCGAAGATGAGCACACTCGTGGCACCAGGGCTCTGGAATCAACCATCGAGGCGATAGCTCAAGAAATACGCGCCTTGAACACTCCAGAGACGCAGAAGATCAACGTGACACCCGAAGATCTGGTTCGATGCACTAAGAGTATCACCATTTCAACCGCCAAAGCTGTAGCTGCCGGAAATAGTTGTAAACAGGATGACATAATTGCGGCTGCAAACATGGGACGAAAGGCTATCAGCGACATGCTGACCATTTGTAAAGGAGCAGCGTATAATTGCGCAGAAACAGCTGAATTGAGAGAAAGAACTCTTCAGGCTGGTCACGACGTCGCTCTTAATTATAGGGAATTGTTGCAAGCTATATTACAAATATCTTCAAGATCTGGTGATGCGAAACACACTTTGCCACCCATTAGTAGAAAGATCGCTCAGAGCGTTACCGAATTGGTGGCTGTGGCTGAATTGCTGAAGGGCACCGACTGGGTGGACCCTGATGATCCGACGGTCATTGCAGAAAATGAGTTACTAGGTGCTGCAGCCAGTATCGACGCTGCCGCGAAGAAGCTTGCCAGCTTGAGACCTCGGAGAAGTATACAG GAGGCAAACGAAGATATGAACTTCGACGAAATGATCCTAGAAGCAGCCAAATCGATCGCAGCCGCTACATCGGCTCTTATAAAAGCAGCCAGTGCAGCTCAAAGAGAGCTTATCGCAACAGGAAAGGTTTCTCGAACTCCCCTAACCAGTTCCGACGATGGTCAGTGGTCCGAAGGTCTAATTTCTGCCGCAAGAATGGTCGCAGCTGCAACTCACAGCCTCGTTGAATCTGCAAACGCTCTGGTACAAGGCGTCAGCTCCGAAGAAAAACTAATTTCCAGCGCGAAACAGGTAGCCAGCAGTACGGCACAATTATTGGTCGCTTGCAAAGTAAAAGCTGATCCAGATAGCGAGAGCACGAAACGTCTGCAAGCAGCTGGAAATGCTGTGAAACGCGCCACCGACAATTTAGTACGAGCAGCCCAACAGGCTATTCAGCAAGAAGAAGACAGATCTTTGATCCTAAACCGTAGAATGGTCGGAGGTATCGCTCAGGAGATAAACGCCAGATCAGAGGTCCTTCGCATCGAGAGGGAACTGGAAGAAGCTAGAGGAAGACTCACTGCCATTCGACAGGCCAAGTATAAAAATCGTCCAGATTTAGCTGACACCGATACTGATGCCGAACAGAGTGGCTACGAGAGCACGACCAGATACGAGACCAGAGCTTATGAAACTCACAATCAGTCACAGATGAATTACAACACGTATCAGCAGCATTCTACAACGCACAATATTGGCCAACTCAGTTCCGACAGACAAACTCTGGTTAGCCCGGAAAAGGTTTATTCAACGCAGAGCACGTTAGAAAGGAAAATGAAAGAGAGTCAGTATCGGTCTACAATGGAAAGTCAGTATGGGTCGGTGgagaaaaaatataacgaaagtCAATACGATAGACGGTATGTTTCAGACAGTCCATACCTTGTTACCGAAAAGAAGGTGACTATGGAGAGTTCATCCGGTCAGTACAGTTCTATCGAAAGGAAGATCAATAAGGAAAGTTATAATACCGAGGCAACCATGTTGTAA